The Thermoanaerobaculia bacterium genome contains the following window.
CTTGGCGAAGACTCCTCCGCACGCCGGCGAGCCGGAAGCCGCCCAACCGACGGCGGTCGGGTGGACCGATTCGCAGTTGCTCGTGAGCGAGCACGTCATGCCGCTCGTCGCCGGCGGACCGAGCGAGGGCCACTGGCTGCTCGACCTTTTCAGCAGCCGCCCGATCTCGCGCCAGGGAGCCTGGCTGTCGCTGCACTGCGGCAGCGGAGGCCTCGAGTTCCTGGCCACCCAGCGCGGTCTGTTCGCCTCCCTCGACGGTTTCGACCCTTCGCCCGAGGCGATTGCGGCGGCCCGTGCCTGGGTGAAGTTCCACGGCGTCGGCGGGGTCCATTTCGAGGTCGGAGGCGTGCCCGACCTGCCGCTCGCGCGCGGCGCCTACGACCTGGTGCTGTCGCAGTACAGCCTGCACCGGCTGCCCGATCCGGACGCCTTCTTCGCGCGGCTCGACGAAGCCCTGCGCCCCGGCGGCTGGCTGATCCTCAACGAGTACGTCGGACCGAAGTACTTCCAGTTCTCCGAGCGTCAGCTCCGCATCATCGAGGAGCTCCTGGCGGCGTTGCCGCCGCGGCTGCGCCTGCACTGGCCGTCCGGCGGTCAGAAGACGCTCCATATCCCTCCCCCGGTCGCCCATTTCCTGGAGAACGCGCCGCTCGAGGCGGTGAGCTCCGAACAGATCGTCGACGCCATCTCGCGACGATTCGATCTGGAGAGTCGCCGGGACTATGGCGGTTCGATCCTGAATCCGTTGCTCTCGGGGATCGTGGGGAATTTCGACCTGGCGAGCGCCGAGGACTCGGCCTTGCTGCGCCTCCTCGCAGTCACCGAGCGGCTGTTGCTGCGTGAGGCAGCCCTCCCTTCGGACTTTGCCGTGCTGGTGGCGCGCAAACGTCCGCGTGCCTGAGCCGCGGCCCGGCCCTCAGCCCAGGCTCGCGATCCGGTCGGCGAGGCCGTCGGCGCCGGCGCCCGGGTCGACCACTTCGCCCAGGCCCCCGGCGAGGACTCGTTCGCCGAGAGCGCCGAGCGCGAAGGCGACGACCGGCACGCCCGCGGCGGCGCACTCGTCGAGCACCAGGCAGTGCGCCTCGGGCCAGATCGACGGCAGGAGCACGAGATCGATCTCGGCCGCGACCAGGCGCGCCGGCAGCGAGCCGGCGCGGAAGTAGCCGTGGACGCGGGTGCGCGGCAGGCGGCGGAGGCGGCCGAGGAGCGCGGGATCGCCACCGCCGAAGACATGCCACCGATAGCGGCCCGGCTGCTGCGCTTCGAGCCGGCGCACGACGCTTTCGAACTCGAGCGCCCCCTTGTGCCGGTGGACGGCGCCGGCGAAAGCGATGCGCCGCGGCGGGTGTTCGACCGTTCGGTGTGGCGTCC
Protein-coding sequences here:
- a CDS encoding class I SAM-dependent methyltransferase; translated protein: MAKTPPHAGEPEAAQPTAVGWTDSQLLVSEHVMPLVAGGPSEGHWLLDLFSSRPISRQGAWLSLHCGSGGLEFLATQRGLFASLDGFDPSPEAIAAARAWVKFHGVGGVHFEVGGVPDLPLARGAYDLVLSQYSLHRLPDPDAFFARLDEALRPGGWLILNEYVGPKYFQFSERQLRIIEELLAALPPRLRLHWPSGGQKTLHIPPPVAHFLENAPLEAVSSEQIVDAISRRFDLESRRDYGGSILNPLLSGIVGNFDLASAEDSALLRLLAVTERLLLREAALPSDFAVLVARKRPRA
- a CDS encoding glycosyltransferase; translation: TPHRTVEHPPRRIAFAGAVHRHKGALEFESVVRRLEAQQPGRYRWHVFGGGDPALLGRLRRLPRTRVHGYFRAGSLPARLVAAEIDLVLLPSIWPEAHCLVLDECAAAGVPVVAFALGALGERVLAGGLGEVVDPGAGADGLADRIASLG